Proteins encoded in a region of the Flavobacterium sp. PMTSA4 genome:
- the gmk gene encoding guanylate kinase → MQKGKLLVFSAPSGSGKTTIVRHLLTQEDLNLEFSISAATREPRGEEVNGKDYYFMSIPEFKKHIKADDFIEWEEVYRDNFYGTLKSEVERIWAKGKNVIFDIDVAGGLRIKSKFPQETLAVFVKPPSVDELKRRLKERSTESDDKINMRIAKAHVELATAPQFDTIIKNYDLEIAKQEAYNLVKEFIK, encoded by the coding sequence ATGCAAAAAGGAAAATTATTAGTATTCTCAGCACCATCAGGTTCAGGAAAAACAACTATAGTAAGACATTTATTAACTCAAGAAGATTTAAATTTAGAATTTTCTATTTCAGCAGCAACACGCGAACCTCGTGGTGAAGAAGTAAATGGAAAGGATTATTATTTCATGTCAATTCCTGAGTTTAAGAAACACATTAAAGCAGATGATTTTATTGAATGGGAAGAAGTTTACAGAGATAATTTTTATGGAACTTTAAAAAGTGAAGTGGAACGCATTTGGGCAAAAGGGAAAAATGTAATTTTTGATATTGATGTTGCTGGAGGATTGCGCATAAAATCAAAATTTCCTCAAGAAACTTTGGCAGTTTTTGTAAAACCACCAAGTGTTGATGAACTAAAACGACGTTTAAAAGAACGCTCTACCGAAAGCGATGATAAAATTAATATGCGAATTGCAAAAGCTCATGTTGAACTTGCCACAGCACCACAATTTGATACTATCATAAAGAATTATGATTTAGAAATTGCTAAGCAAGAAGCTTATAATTTAGTCAAAGAATTTATCAAATAA
- a CDS encoding YicC/YloC family endoribonuclease, whose product MIQSMTGFGKATLQLPTKKITVEIKSLNSKGLDLNTRMPSVFREMELGLRNQLSQRLERGKIDFSLYVEVTGEETSSKINVPIVKGYINQMKAVIPNADETELMKMAVRMPDALKTERDEIDENEWKQIQKVIDEALENIAQFRKDEGVSLEKEFLHRIANIMTLMNNAVSYDAERVETVKTRLRTALDELKENVDENRFEQELIFYLEKYDITEEKVRLENHLNYFIETLAGTEANGRKLGFITQEMGREINTMGSKSNHSEMQKLVVMMKDELEKIKEQVLNVL is encoded by the coding sequence ATGATACAATCGATGACAGGTTTTGGAAAAGCAACCTTGCAATTACCAACCAAAAAAATTACCGTAGAAATCAAATCACTAAACTCAAAAGGTTTAGATTTAAATACCAGAATGCCTTCTGTTTTTAGAGAAATGGAATTGGGTTTGCGAAATCAATTATCACAACGTTTAGAGCGTGGAAAAATTGATTTTTCATTATACGTAGAAGTTACAGGCGAAGAAACATCTTCAAAAATTAATGTGCCAATTGTGAAAGGTTATATCAACCAGATGAAAGCGGTTATACCAAATGCAGATGAAACAGAATTAATGAAAATGGCAGTAAGAATGCCTGATGCATTAAAAACAGAACGTGATGAAATTGATGAAAATGAATGGAAACAAATTCAAAAAGTAATCGACGAAGCTTTAGAAAATATAGCACAATTTAGAAAAGATGAAGGCGTTTCGCTAGAAAAAGAGTTCTTGCACAGAATTGCGAATATCATGACATTGATGAATAATGCCGTTTCTTATGATGCTGAAAGAGTAGAAACCGTTAAAACAAGACTGAGAACGGCTTTGGATGAATTAAAAGAAAATGTAGATGAAAATCGTTTCGAACAAGAATTGATTTTTTATCTCGAGAAATATGACATTACAGAGGAAAAAGTACGACTAGAAAATCATTTGAACTATTTTATTGAGACATTAGCAGGAACTGAAGCTAACGGAAGAAAATTGGGTTTCATTACACAAGAAATGGGAAGAGAAATAAATACCATGGGTTCAAAATCAAATCACAGCGAAATGCAAAAATTAGTAGTGATGATGAAAGATGAACTAGAAAAAATTAAAGAGCAAGTTTTAAATGTACTTTAA
- a CDS encoding DMT family transporter, with product MSKRTWALIAATFVSIIYGVSFTIAKDVMPQYVKPFGFIILRVFGATLLFWIVSGFWSRERMRTGEAKESIDKKDFPRIVAAAFFGVALNMLTFFKGLSYTSPISAAVIMVTTPIIVLILSAIIMKERMLKRRVFGIILGLVGTAFLILYGKSTENATDATLGNLLVFINAVSYGFYLITVKKLMDKYNAFTFVKWIYTFGLLMVIPFGWGEFQEIQWKILPTIIIWEILFVVVFTTFMTYLLNLVSMRELNPSTVAVFIYLQPLFATIYAMSLGKDKLNWIKTGSAILIFIGVYLVTQKRKVPQESTQN from the coding sequence ATGAGTAAGCGAACTTGGGCTTTGATTGCCGCAACTTTTGTTTCCATAATTTATGGAGTTTCTTTTACCATTGCCAAAGATGTAATGCCACAATATGTAAAGCCTTTTGGGTTCATAATACTTCGTGTTTTTGGAGCAACGCTATTATTTTGGATAGTTTCTGGTTTTTGGTCACGTGAACGAATGCGAACAGGTGAAGCAAAAGAATCAATCGACAAAAAAGATTTTCCTCGAATAGTTGCAGCTGCCTTTTTTGGTGTTGCATTAAACATGCTAACTTTTTTTAAAGGATTAAGCTATACATCGCCGATTTCTGCCGCTGTAATTATGGTTACAACTCCAATAATTGTTTTGATTTTGTCGGCAATTATCATGAAAGAACGAATGCTAAAACGCCGTGTTTTTGGTATAATTTTGGGTTTAGTTGGAACAGCTTTTCTGATTCTTTACGGAAAATCAACAGAAAACGCTACCGATGCAACTCTGGGAAATTTATTGGTTTTCATTAATGCGGTTTCCTATGGTTTTTATCTAATCACTGTAAAAAAACTAATGGATAAGTATAATGCTTTTACGTTTGTAAAATGGATTTATACTTTTGGATTGCTGATGGTAATTCCTTTTGGATGGGGCGAATTTCAAGAAATTCAATGGAAAATTTTACCAACAATTATTATTTGGGAAATTCTTTTCGTAGTTGTATTTACAACGTTCATGACTTATTTGTTGAATTTGGTTTCTATGCGTGAACTTAACCCATCAACAGTTGCTGTATTTATTTATTTGCAACCGCTTTTTGCCACAATTTATGCTATGAGTTTAGGAAAAGATAAACTCAACTGGATAAAAACAGGTTCGGCAATTTTAATTTTTATTGGCGTTTATTTGGTTACTCAGAAAAGGAAAGTTCCACAAGAATCAACGCAAAACTAA
- a CDS encoding arsenate reductase family protein gives MRKIYFLKTCDTCKRIIKSLPKTDGFVFQDIKEQPLTVKQLEELHALTGNYEILFSKRAKLYKEMGLKDEKLTEKDFKHYILEHYTFLNRPVIVIDNQIFVGNSSKTVQQAIAILENE, from the coding sequence ATGCGTAAAATCTATTTTCTTAAAACGTGTGATACTTGTAAACGAATTATTAAGTCGTTGCCTAAAACCGATGGATTTGTTTTTCAGGACATCAAAGAACAACCTTTGACCGTGAAGCAATTGGAAGAATTGCACGCATTAACTGGAAATTATGAAATTTTGTTTAGTAAAAGAGCAAAATTGTATAAAGAAATGGGCTTGAAGGACGAAAAACTGACTGAAAAGGATTTTAAACATTACATTTTAGAACATTATACTTTTTTAAATCGTCCTGTAATTGTGATTGACAATCAAATTTTTGTGGGTAATTCTTCGAAAACAGTTCAGCAAGCAATAGCTATTTTGGAAAATGAGTAA
- a CDS encoding acyl-CoA thioesterase: protein MGTFTKELSIRWSDLDPNFHVRHSVYYDFGAQHRIEILEQLGLTMKVMQEQFFGPILFREECVFRREIRLNSKVFISTKMGKMKDDASRWTIVHELKNENDQLYATISVDGAWIDMKLRKLASPTPQIVADVMSLIPKADDFSKH, encoded by the coding sequence ATGGGAACATTTACTAAAGAATTATCCATTCGTTGGTCTGATTTAGACCCAAATTTTCACGTTAGACATAGCGTTTATTACGACTTTGGAGCACAACACAGAATTGAAATTTTAGAACAGCTAGGATTAACCATGAAAGTAATGCAGGAACAATTTTTTGGTCCAATTTTATTTCGTGAAGAATGTGTTTTCAGAAGAGAAATAAGATTGAATAGCAAAGTTTTTATCTCTACTAAAATGGGGAAAATGAAAGACGATGCTTCACGTTGGACCATTGTTCACGAACTTAAAAACGAAAACGATCAACTCTATGCTACGATTTCTGTTGATGGCGCTTGGATTGACATGAAACTAAGAAAATTGGCTTCACCAACGCCTCAAATTGTTGCTGATGTGATGAGTTTAATTCCAAAGGCAGATGACTTTTCTAAACATTAA
- a CDS encoding DinB family protein, protein MTATFDINQNSRNVLLNFLENNSLEQLNTIPEGFSNNLIWNIGHIVVVQQLLVYNLSGLPMMVSDEMVAKYRRGSKPESPVSQDEVDEIKSLLFSTLEKTKTDFENKIFKEFKEFTSMTGYTMKSATDAMTFNNYHEAIHIGIMMQINKFV, encoded by the coding sequence ATGACAGCAACTTTTGATATTAATCAAAACAGCAGAAATGTTCTTTTGAATTTTTTAGAAAATAACTCTTTGGAACAATTAAATACAATTCCCGAAGGTTTTAGCAATAACCTTATCTGGAACATTGGTCACATTGTAGTTGTTCAACAATTATTGGTTTACAACTTATCTGGTTTACCAATGATGGTTTCAGATGAAATGGTGGCAAAATACCGACGTGGTTCAAAACCAGAATCTCCCGTTTCTCAAGATGAAGTTGATGAAATTAAATCATTATTATTTTCAACTTTAGAAAAAACAAAAACCGATTTTGAAAATAAAATTTTTAAAGAGTTCAAAGAGTTTACCTCAATGACAGGTTACACTATGAAATCAGCAACCGATGCTATGACATTTAACAATTACCACGAAGCCATTCACATCGGAATCATGATGCAAATCAATAAATTTGTTTAG
- a CDS encoding DUF3078 domain-containing protein encodes MKKILLSTILLFVTSVVFSQVNEKELLKKNEEAEAKLKEEKPNGWTKKGTFTFLANQATFNNWLAGGQSNISGNIGLNYDFNYKSENWNWDNKIIAGYGLTKIKDQDVQKSDDRLIYNTLAGRKASGYWFYSLFFNFQTQFDSGFDLDTGIKTSHFFSPAYFQFGPGMMWKKSDNLKVNIAPATSKLIIVHPHFTELGPSFGVEQGDSSRYEFGAAINAYYKFNLMENVSVENILNLYSNYLEDPQNVDLDYTLNVVMKINKYLTTNLAFQTIYDDNAFRGFQTRQVIGLGVNYGF; translated from the coding sequence ATGAAGAAAATTTTACTATCAACAATTTTATTGTTTGTTACTTCGGTTGTTTTTTCTCAAGTAAATGAGAAAGAATTATTAAAAAAGAATGAAGAAGCTGAAGCAAAATTAAAAGAAGAAAAACCAAATGGTTGGACAAAAAAAGGAACATTTACATTTTTAGCAAATCAAGCAACGTTTAACAATTGGTTAGCTGGTGGACAAAGTAATATTTCAGGAAATATTGGTTTAAATTACGATTTCAATTATAAAAGCGAAAATTGGAATTGGGATAATAAAATTATTGCTGGATATGGTTTAACCAAAATAAAAGACCAAGATGTTCAAAAATCGGATGATAGATTAATTTATAACACTTTGGCAGGAAGAAAAGCCAGTGGATATTGGTTTTATTCTTTGTTTTTTAATTTTCAAACACAATTTGATTCTGGGTTTGATTTAGATACCGGAATTAAAACTTCACATTTCTTTTCGCCTGCTTATTTTCAATTTGGTCCAGGGATGATGTGGAAAAAAAGCGATAATCTTAAGGTAAATATTGCTCCGGCTACTTCTAAATTGATTATTGTTCATCCTCATTTTACTGAACTTGGTCCTTCTTTTGGTGTAGAGCAAGGCGATTCTTCTCGTTACGAGTTTGGTGCTGCTATAAATGCTTATTATAAATTCAATTTGATGGAAAATGTTTCAGTCGAAAACATTCTAAATCTTTATTCTAATTATTTAGAAGATCCACAAAATGTTGATTTAGATTACACGTTAAATGTTGTAATGAAAATCAATAAATATCTAACCACAAACTTAGCTTTCCAAACTATTTATGATGACAATGCCTTTAGAGGTTTTCAAACGCGTCAAGTTATAGGTTTAGGAGTGAATTATGGTTTTTAA
- a CDS encoding DUF2480 family protein: MQDEIINKVANSVLEVFDLEDYYPIGIRTQIDISQWLFEGFLLKEKDFREALKNHDWTQYENQYVAVHCATDAIIPAWATILVTTYVAPYAKKVVLGSIDDLNTALYQEILNQLDYSKYLDKPMILKGCSKKPVPESAYIMAVQQLQKVAKSIMYGEACSAVPLFKKAKN; this comes from the coding sequence ATGCAAGACGAAATAATTAATAAAGTTGCCAATTCTGTTTTAGAAGTATTCGATTTGGAAGATTATTATCCTATCGGGATTAGGACTCAAATTGATATTTCGCAGTGGCTTTTTGAAGGTTTTCTTTTAAAAGAAAAAGATTTTCGAGAAGCTTTAAAAAATCATGATTGGACGCAATATGAAAATCAATATGTAGCAGTTCATTGTGCGACAGATGCTATAATTCCTGCTTGGGCGACTATTTTGGTAACTACTTATGTTGCTCCATATGCCAAAAAAGTAGTTTTAGGCTCAATTGACGACTTGAATACAGCTTTGTATCAAGAAATTTTAAATCAATTAGATTATTCAAAATATCTAGATAAACCTATGATCTTAAAAGGTTGTTCTAAAAAGCCTGTTCCTGAAAGCGCTTATATTATGGCAGTTCAACAACTTCAAAAAGTCGCTAAAAGCATTATGTATGGAGAAGCGTGTTCAGCTGTACCGTTGTTTAAAAAGGCTAAAAATTGA
- a CDS encoding SUF system Fe-S cluster assembly protein, whose product MEEFKDDINLGENVVKVLKGIYDPEIPVDIYELGLIYDVMINEDNEVKVLMTLTSPNCPVAETLPREVEEKIQKIEHVKSCEVEITFDPPWSKDLMSEEAKLELGML is encoded by the coding sequence ATGGAAGAATTTAAAGACGATATCAATTTAGGAGAAAACGTTGTAAAGGTTTTAAAAGGCATTTACGATCCAGAAATACCTGTAGACATCTACGAATTAGGACTGATTTATGATGTAATGATTAATGAGGATAATGAAGTAAAAGTTTTAATGACTTTAACTTCTCCAAACTGTCCTGTTGCCGAAACTTTACCGCGTGAAGTGGAAGAAAAAATTCAAAAAATAGAGCATGTTAAATCATGTGAAGTAGAAATTACTTTTGATCCACCATGGAGCAAAGATTTGATGAGTGAAGAAGCAAAATTAGAGTTAGGAATGTTGTAA
- a CDS encoding SufE family protein, whose protein sequence is MSIQEIQNEIVDEFSMFDDWMQRYEYIIDLGKALPLIDEKYKTEDNIIKGCQSKVWVHAEQENDKIVFTADSDAILTKGIIAILIRAFSNQKASDILEANTDFIDDIGLKEHLSPTRANGLVSMIKHLKMYALAFNAKN, encoded by the coding sequence ATGAGTATACAAGAAATACAAAATGAAATTGTAGATGAGTTTTCGATGTTTGATGATTGGATGCAACGCTATGAATACATTATTGATTTAGGGAAAGCACTACCATTAATTGATGAGAAGTATAAAACCGAAGACAATATAATCAAAGGATGCCAATCAAAAGTTTGGGTTCATGCAGAACAAGAAAACGATAAAATTGTTTTTACTGCCGATAGTGATGCCATATTAACCAAAGGAATAATTGCAATTTTAATTCGAGCTTTTTCCAATCAAAAAGCTTCTGATATTCTTGAAGCAAATACAGATTTTATTGATGATATTGGACTGAAAGAACATTTATCACCAACGAGAGCAAATGGATTAGTTTCGATGATAAAACACTTAAAAATGTATGCATTGGCATTTAATGCTAAAAATTAA